Within Myotis daubentonii chromosome 13, mMyoDau2.1, whole genome shotgun sequence, the genomic segment TGGCCAGAATAAGGAGGCCCTGGAGAGCTTGAAAGAAGCTGAAGACTTAATGCAGGCAGGGCACATCCCCCAGTCAGACGCAATAAAGCTGGTTACCTGGGGCAACTATGCCTGGCTGTATTACCACATGGGCAGACTGGCAGACACTCAGATATACCTGGACAAGGTGGAGAACACTTGCAAGAAGTTTGCCGGCCCCTCctgctacacaatggaatgcccTGAGATGGACTGTAAGGAAGGATGGGCCTTGCTGAAATGTGGAGGAAAGAATTATGAACGGGCTAAAGCCTGCTTTGAGAAGGCTCTGGAAGTGGACCCTGAAAACCCTGAATTCAGCACTGGGTATGCAATTGCTGTCTATCGTCTGGATGGCTTAAACACAACATCACGCTTTCGTAAGGCATTTTGTGTGCAGCCCCTAAAACGGGCCATCAGGCTAAATCCAGAAGATGCATATATTAAGTGTCTCCTCGCCTTGAAACTTCAGAATATAGGACAAGAAGCTGAGGGGGAAAAGTACATTGAAGAAGCACTGGCCAAAATGACTTCACAGGTTTATGTCTTTCGATATGTGGCCATGTTTTACCGAAAAAAAGGCTTTATAGATAAAGCTCTTCAGCTCTTAGAAATGGCCTTGCGGGCAACACCTTCCTCTGCCCTCCTGCATCACCAGATAGGGCTTTGCTATAGATCACAAGTCTATAAAATAAGCAAAGCTACAAACTGGCAGCCTAGAGGACGGGATAGAGAAAATATAGA encodes:
- the LOC132214984 gene encoding interferon-induced protein with tetratricopeptide repeats 1-like — its product is MSDELNDNLIEDKLDQLRCHFTWKLHIEDSELHDLENRVLDQIEYLDNNFNVGIHNLLAYVKHLNGQNKEALESLKEAEDLMQAGHIPQSDAIKLVTWGNYAWLYYHMGRLADTQIYLDKVENTCKKFAGPSCYTMECPEMDCKEGWALLKCGGKNYERAKACFEKALEVDPENPEFSTGYAIAVYRLDGLNTTSRFRKAFCVQPLKRAIRLNPEDAYIKCLLALKLQNIGQEAEGEKYIEEALAKMTSQVYVFRYVAMFYRKKGFIDKALQLLEMALRATPSSALLHHQIGLCYRSQVYKISKATNWQPRGRDRENIDRITKLAISHFEFAVEQKPTFEMAYMHLADMYSVAGNSRKAEDAYQKVFCMKSLEEEKMQEIYFQQGRFQEFQKKSEVDAIIYYLKAIKIEKPSSVRDRSISSLEKVVLRKLQRNAEDMESLSILGFTYKLKGEMNKALEYYERALRLAAE